In Neptuniibacter halophilus, the genomic stretch TGCAAACACAATGAGTTCATCAGACATGCATATCCCTCAGATCGAATGATCATAGTTAAGTATATGCACAGATACCGCAAGTTGTAGATTTTCCGGGGCCTTTTTTGGCCGGGCACCGGGCTGTCGGCAGGGCAGATCAAAGCAGGTTAAAATAGAGCGATGAATTACCTTGCCCACCTGTTTCTGGCGCAAAGCTCGGTAGAGTCCCAGGTCGGGAATCTGCTGGGTGACTTTGCCCGTGGTATCAGGCCTGACCAACTCCCCTCAGCCGTGCGCAGAGGGCTCTTCAATCACCGCTTGGTGGATCGTTTCACCGACCAGCATCCGCAGGTACGTGAGCTGAAAAGCCTGATCAGTCAGCCGCGACGTCGCTTTGCCGGCATCATGCTGGATATGGTGTTCGATCACTATCTTATTAAACACTGGCATTGCTACAGTGAGCGGTCATTCAGCGATAGCTGCCGGGATTATTATGCCAACCTGCAGCGCGGCCGTGCGCTGATGCCGTTGCCTATGCAGCAGGTTACCCGGCGCATTACTGAACAGGACTGGTTCAGCAGTTATGCCGAGATTGAGGGCATCGGCTATGCGCTGGACCGGGTCGCCACCCGGATTCGCTTCCCGCATCAGTTTGCCGGTGCGGTCATTGAACTGCGTCAGCATGAAGAGGCGATCGAACAGGGCTTTCTGCGCTTCTTTCCGCAGCTCTGTGCCGCGGTAGATGACGCCGCGCTTGAGCGGCATCCGGTGGACGAACCGGGTAGCCCGGCGCAGGGCTGATGCTGTCGGCGGGCTGATTGTATCCGCCACAAAACCTACGCCGTGGACAGGCAATAGGTTATGATCGGTTTCATAAAAGTTTCGCCGGATTGTCACATACGCCAGGGGCGGGTCTGCGTTAGCATAGCGGCCTTCCGGCCCCAGCCAGTAAAGGATCTTCAGCTTAATGACCACCCGTAAACCTGTGACCAGCGCTTCTGTTGTTGCGTACCTTCGCCAGTGTATCCGCAAAGGGGATCTGAACCCGGATGACAAGCTGCCTTCCGAGCGGGAGATCAGTGAACGGCTGCAGACCACCCGGGTGACAACCCGCGAAGCGCTGAAGCAACTGGAAGCTCAGGGGGTGATCTATCGTTCTAACCGGCGCGGCTGGTTTGTGACCCCGGCACGTATCAACTATGACCCGAGCCGGGTGATGTATTTTATGGATTATGTCGCCGAACAGGGGTTAGCCCCTTTCAGCCGGCAACTGCTCAAGCAGCAGATCCGGGCCGATGCGGAACTGGCGCAGCGGATGGGGATTGAGGTGGGCGAACCGCTGGTTGAGCTGCACCGCCTGCGTGGCGCAAACGGTCGTGCGGTTTACGTTGAGCAGATCTTCCTGCGGGAGAAGCTGCTGCCGGAGATCGGGCAGCGGGAGCTGGAACAATCCGTCAGCCGTGTGTTGCATAATGATTATGGCACCCGCTATGGAAAAGCTGAGCTGAGTCTGACCGTGGGCTCTCTGGCCGAGCGTGAGGCCGAACTGCTGCAGGCACCGGCGGGCTACACCTGCATTGAGATTCAACGTCTCTCTTATACCCCCGGTGGTGAAGTGATGGAGTACGACATCGAACACTGGCGGCATGATGCCATGCAGCTTCAGGTGTCGATTGGCGAAAACTAAGCAACCTCTGCCCCCGTCTTCTTGGCACTCGGGTTGCGCTGAGGCCCCCCCGCCGTGAGGGCTTGGTGTTACGCCCTGATCTTGCAAACAGTTTCCCCTGATCCGCTAACATTTTCTGACCCTGTCTGATCCCTTCCCCGGGCCGTCACGGCGGGCCCATGTACCTCGGGGAACCTGAGCATCCGTCCTGTTCGTGTTCTGTATATCCTGAAGCCAGAGTACCGCACGGGTTCCTTCGCATTAGAAAAGGTCGGGGATGGATTAGAGAAAAAAACAATCACGTAACATAAACGTCAAAAAGGCTATCTATCATATTTCACTATCTACTGGTCTAGACCAGATAACTTATAAGGTTAAGGAGAAGACGGTGAAATTTGCAAACAAACTTGGTACTACGCTGATGACGGGCCTGCTGGCCGGTACAGCGCTGATGGGTACCGCTCAGGCGGCAACTGAACTGACTGTTTACACAGCAGTAGAAGCAGAAGATCTGAAACGCTACGCTTCTGAATTCACTAAGAAAAACCCGGATATCAAGATCAAGTGGGTGCGTGATTCCACCGGTATCGTAACGGCTAAACTGCTGGCAGAAAAAGAAAACCCGCAGGCCGATGTGGTCTGGGGTCTGGCGGCCACCTCTCTTCTGGTGCTGAAAGGTCAGGATATGCTGAAGCCTTATGCGCCACAGGGTGTTGAGAACCTGTCTGCTAAATTCCGCGATGCTGATGAAGTGCCTTCCTGGGTGGGTATGGATGCCTGGATCGCGTCTATCTGCTTCAACACGGTAGAAGCTGAAAAGCACAACCTGCCTAAACCGACTTCATGGGCCGATCTGACCAAGCCGGTCTACAAAGGCCATGTGATCATGCCGAACCCGAACTCTTCCGGTACCGGTTTCCTCGACGTTTCCTCCTGGTTGCAGATGTACGGTGAAGAGAAAGGCTGGGCATTCATGGACGGCCTTCACCAGAACATCAGCCGTTACACTCATTCGGGTTCCAAGCCTTGTAAGCTGGCGGCTGCCGGTGAAACCGCCATTGGTATCTCTTTCGCCTTCCGTGGCGCCAAGCTGAAGAAGAAAGGCGCGCCACTGGATCTGGTCTTCCCGACTGAAGGTCTGGGCTGGGATATGGAAGCGGCTGCGATTGTAAAAGGCACGCAGAAACTGGCAGCGGCTCAGAAGCTGATGGATTTCATCGCGTCCAAAGAAGCCAACACCATGTACAACAAAGGCTATGCGGTTGTCGCTATGCCGGGTATTGCACAGCCGGTTGAGTACTTCCCGAGCAACGCTGAAGAGCTGATGATCGATAACAACTTTGCCTGGGCTGCAGAAAACCGTAAGGAAATTCTGGCTAAGTGGCAGACCCGTTACGACAGCAAGTCCGAACCTAAATAAGGGATTGCACGGACACCGCGCCCCGCATCGTGAGGGGCGCATTTTCTGAGAGGAGCCTGCTCCTCTCGTTGTTTTTATTCACAGGCGATATCGCCACCTCAGCAGGACCCAGGCCATGACGGATTCCTACCTGAAAATCATAGAACTGGATAAACAATTCGGTGATTTTGTTGCATTAAAAAATATCTCGCTGGAGATAAAAGAGGGGGAATTTGTTTGCTTCCTTGGGCCATCCGGTTGTGGCAAAACCACGTTGCTGCGTGCGATCGCCGGTCTGGATATTCAGACGAACGGGCGGATTGTTCAGGCCGGGCGCGATATCTCCTGGCTGTCGCCCGATCGACGTGACTTCGGCATTGTTTTTCAGTCTTATGCTTTGTTTCCCAATCTGACCGTGGCGGAGAATATCGCCTACGGCCTGCGTAATCGCAAAACACCGCGAATTGAACAGCGGGCCAGAGTCAGTGAACTGCTGGAAACCATCGGTCTGCCGGATGCGGATGCGAAATACCCGGGGCAACTCTCCGGTGGTCAGCAGCAGCGCGTTGCGCTGGCACGGGCGATTGCAACGTCACCCGGACTTTTATTGTTGGATGAGCCGTTGTCGGCACTGGATGCACGGGTGCGTCTGCACCTGCGCCATGAGATTAAAGAACTGCAGCGCAAGCTGGGTGTGACCACGATTATGGTCACCCACGATCAGGAGGAGGCGCTGTCGATGGCCGACCGGATCGTGGTGATGAATCAGGGGGTGATCGAGCAGGTCGGTACCCCGGAAGAGATCTACAGCGAACCGGCGACCCCGTTTGTAGCGGAATTTGTCGGCACTATGAACTTCTTCCCCTGCAGCGTGCTTGACCATGAAACCGTCACTCTGGGCGGCAAAAGCATGCGTTGCCTGCGTCCGGCTAAAGGTCAGGTTAACGGCAGTGCCCGGCTGGCGATCCGGCCGGAAGATATCCGGGTGCGCAACACGGCGAAGTCGGCTAACCAACTGCTTGCCGGTGTCGGTGCAATGGAATTTCTCGGCTCTTTCGTGCGTTCAGAACTGAATGTAGACGGGATTGCGGAGCCGGTGATTGCAGACTTTTCCATGAACGATATCCGCGACCTCAATATCACTCTGGGGGATCGCCTGGTGCTTGACCTTCCGGAAGAACGACTGCATCTGTTTGCCGGATAAAAGACGATGAGTATTTACGAAAACCTGCCCTCCACCCTGACCGGTGAGACGGCCATTAACACCCCCAAAGCCAGCCTTTCCCGTGACCAGATTCTGCAGAGCGGCGGCCTGCTGGTAGCCAGTGTCATTCTGCTGATTACGCTGGTGATGCCTCTGTACTCGATTCTGTCGAAGAGTCTGGAAGATCAACAGGGCAACTTTATCGGCCTGAGTAACTATGTGGAGTATTTCGCCACCCCGTCACTCTCGGTGTCGATCACCCATACACTGACGATTGCAGCGATTACCACGCTGATTGTGATCAGTCTGGCGCTGCTCACCGCCTATGCGCTGACCCGTACTTGCATGCCGGGACGGGGAATCTTCCGGATTCTGCTGATGGCGCCGATCTTTGCGCCCTCTTTGCTGCCGGCGATCTCTCTGGTCTACCTGTTTGGTAATCAGGGCGTGCTCAAAGGGATGCTGATGGGCGAGACCATCTACGGTCCGATCGGTATCGTGATCGGCTCCGCGTTCTGGTGTTTCCCGCATGCGCTGATGATTCTGATTACGGCGCTGTCGAATACCGATGCGCGGCTTTATGAATCAGCAAAAGTGTTGCGCACTTCAGGTCTGCGCACCTTTCTCACCATCACCCTGCCATCGATCAAGTATGGTCTGATCAGTGCGGCGTTCGTGGTCTTTACGCTGGTCATCACCGACTTTGGCGTGCCCAAAGTGATTGGTGGGCAATACAACATGCTGGCCACTGATATCTACAAGCAGGTGATCGGGCAGCAGAACTTCTCAATGGGTGCTGTGGTATCGGTGGTACTGTTGCTCCCGGCGTTACTGGCGTTTGCCGTGGATCGCTGGGTACAGCGGAAACAGGTGGCGTTACTCTCATCCCGGGCCGCGCCGCTGGTGCCGAAAAAAGAGCCTCAGCGTGACTGGATTATGCTCCTGCTCTGCCTGCCGGTACCGGTGATTATCCTGACCGTTCTGGGGATGGCCGTGTACGCCTCATTGGTCAGCTTCTGGCCCTACAATCTGGAACTGAGCCTGAGTAACTATGAGTTCGACCTGATGGACGGCGGTGGCTGGGGCGCGTACTACAACTCTCTGGAGATGGCGGCCTGGACGGCGCTGTGCGGTACCTTCTTTATCTTCTACAACGCTTATCTGGTGGAGAAGGTGAAGGGGCTGAA encodes the following:
- a CDS encoding ACP phosphodiesterase produces the protein MNYLAHLFLAQSSVESQVGNLLGDFARGIRPDQLPSAVRRGLFNHRLVDRFTDQHPQVRELKSLISQPRRRFAGIMLDMVFDHYLIKHWHCYSERSFSDSCRDYYANLQRGRALMPLPMQQVTRRITEQDWFSSYAEIEGIGYALDRVATRIRFPHQFAGAVIELRQHEEAIEQGFLRFFPQLCAAVDDAALERHPVDEPGSPAQG
- a CDS encoding UTRA domain-containing protein, whose amino-acid sequence is MTTRKPVTSASVVAYLRQCIRKGDLNPDDKLPSEREISERLQTTRVTTREALKQLEAQGVIYRSNRRGWFVTPARINYDPSRVMYFMDYVAEQGLAPFSRQLLKQQIRADAELAQRMGIEVGEPLVELHRLRGANGRAVYVEQIFLREKLLPEIGQRELEQSVSRVLHNDYGTRYGKAELSLTVGSLAEREAELLQAPAGYTCIEIQRLSYTPGGEVMEYDIEHWRHDAMQLQVSIGEN
- a CDS encoding putative 2-aminoethylphosphonate ABC transporter substrate-binding protein — its product is MTGLLAGTALMGTAQAATELTVYTAVEAEDLKRYASEFTKKNPDIKIKWVRDSTGIVTAKLLAEKENPQADVVWGLAATSLLVLKGQDMLKPYAPQGVENLSAKFRDADEVPSWVGMDAWIASICFNTVEAEKHNLPKPTSWADLTKPVYKGHVIMPNPNSSGTGFLDVSSWLQMYGEEKGWAFMDGLHQNISRYTHSGSKPCKLAAAGETAIGISFAFRGAKLKKKGAPLDLVFPTEGLGWDMEAAAIVKGTQKLAAAQKLMDFIASKEANTMYNKGYAVVAMPGIAQPVEYFPSNAEELMIDNNFAWAAENRKEILAKWQTRYDSKSEPK
- a CDS encoding putative 2-aminoethylphosphonate ABC transporter ATP-binding protein: MTDSYLKIIELDKQFGDFVALKNISLEIKEGEFVCFLGPSGCGKTTLLRAIAGLDIQTNGRIVQAGRDISWLSPDRRDFGIVFQSYALFPNLTVAENIAYGLRNRKTPRIEQRARVSELLETIGLPDADAKYPGQLSGGQQQRVALARAIATSPGLLLLDEPLSALDARVRLHLRHEIKELQRKLGVTTIMVTHDQEEALSMADRIVVMNQGVIEQVGTPEEIYSEPATPFVAEFVGTMNFFPCSVLDHETVTLGGKSMRCLRPAKGQVNGSARLAIRPEDIRVRNTAKSANQLLAGVGAMEFLGSFVRSELNVDGIAEPVIADFSMNDIRDLNITLGDRLVLDLPEERLHLFAG
- a CDS encoding putative 2-aminoethylphosphonate ABC transporter permease subunit, giving the protein MSIYENLPSTLTGETAINTPKASLSRDQILQSGGLLVASVILLITLVMPLYSILSKSLEDQQGNFIGLSNYVEYFATPSLSVSITHTLTIAAITTLIVISLALLTAYALTRTCMPGRGIFRILLMAPIFAPSLLPAISLVYLFGNQGVLKGMLMGETIYGPIGIVIGSAFWCFPHALMILITALSNTDARLYESAKVLRTSGLRTFLTITLPSIKYGLISAAFVVFTLVITDFGVPKVIGGQYNMLATDIYKQVIGQQNFSMGAVVSVVLLLPALLAFAVDRWVQRKQVALLSSRAAPLVPKKEPQRDWIMLLLCLPVPVIILTVLGMAVYASLVSFWPYNLELSLSNYEFDLMDGGGWGAYYNSLEMAAWTALCGTFFIFYNAYLVEKVKGLKLLRTLYHLVAMIPLAVPGMVLGLAYVFFFNAPDNPLNGIYGTMSILVICTISHFYTVCHLTAITALKQIDSEFEAVSASLKVPFYITFWRVILPVSLPALLEIGSYLFMNAMTTVSAVVFIYSADTMLASVSVLNMDDAGDIAPAAAMGVLIMLTCILAKLLHWAFSHYLLKRTQRWRNS